The following nucleotide sequence is from Nocardioides eburneiflavus.
TGCGTGGACCCCAAGGTCGCCGAGCGGCGAGCGAAGGCCTTCACCGCCGGCACCGTCAAGGGTGCGATCACCGGCGGCACCGGAGACGATGCCGCCCGGTTCTACGCCGCGGAATCGGCGAAGGTGCTGCAGGGCTACTTCCACGCCGCGGCCCTGACCGGGAAGACCCTCGAGGGCGTCCTGCAGTGGGTCGCGAACCCGACCGCGGCCAGCCAGCCGATGGAGATCCTGCGCCGGCACCCGCATGCCGAGCCGTTCTGGCACGGCCTGCTGCACGGGGCGCTCAACGGCGACGACCGCACCGCCGGCAACACGATCACCACGGTGCAGCAGGCGGTGTCCCTGTTCTTCCAGGCCGACATCCGCCGACGCTGCGTGCCCAGCCACGGGCACCCGGCCACCGACCTGGCGGACGTGATCCGTCGCCGCGGCACCATCTACCTGCTGGGCCGCGAAGACCCCTACGCCTCGGCCAGCCCGCTGATGACGGCGGTGGCCGAGCACGTCTTGGACACCGGGCTGCTGCTGGCCAACATCTCACCGTGGGGCGGCCGGCTGTGCCCGCCGCTGGTCTCGGTTCTCGACGAGCTGCCCTCGACCGCACCGCTGCCGACCCTGCGCACCCGGATGGCCAACGAGCGCGCCCTGGGCCTGTCGTTCATTTGGGCCGCCCAGACCCGTCCCCAGCTGACCAGCATCTTAGGCGAGCACGAGGCCCGGGCACTGCTCGGCCTCACCAACACCCTGGTGATGTTCGGCGGGTCCAAGGACGTCGCCTTCAACCAGGAGATCTCCGACCTGCTCGGAACAGTCCGCATCGGCCGCGTCACTCACTCCACCGGCGGGTTCAACGGCGGCAGCCGCAACTTCTCCGGCGACGACATCCCCATCATGCGGCCCGAGGAGGTCCGCCAGTTGCCCGAGCGGCGGGCCC
It contains:
- a CDS encoding type IV secretory system conjugative DNA transfer family protein yields the protein MKLRFNPWDVGWRIGDAHEPRGGELWVPWDRTAGVVGPQGSGKTLDLLTPALLSAPGAAMVTLTKVEDLLLSLTERSRDDRPCVVLDPFGLAKGVVGELIWDPIAGCVDPKVAERRAKAFTAGTVKGAITGGTGDDAARFYAAESAKVLQGYFHAAALTGKTLEGVLQWVANPTAASQPMEILRRHPHAEPFWHGLLHGALNGDDRTAGNTITTVQQAVSLFFQADIRRRCVPSHGHPATDLADVIRRRGTIYLLGREDPYASASPLMTAVAEHVLDTGLLLANISPWGGRLCPPLVSVLDELPSTAPLPTLRTRMANERALGLSFIWAAQTRPQLTSILGEHEARALLGLTNTLVMFGGSKDVAFNQEISDLLGTVRIGRVTHSTGGFNGGSRNFSGDDIPIMRPEEVRQLPERRALVIAENGKPIIAKLHRCVEGKAGERLLADQRALRARLTNDRRMVITPEARATAALVEARRLGFVDAETEPTRSEL